The sequence TTTGCTTTGTCCCACTAGCCCATATACTAATTTCTGTGTATTGGAATTTGTAGTATGCATGCAGTGCATATTGTTAAATCTATTCATTCATCAATCCAAGATCTGTatggtttaaatgttttaatacccatgtttttaacatttggGTCTGCTTGCAGTCATGCActttccttttgttttctttaaaaaatatgaaattattttaaataaataaactggcTTACTAAAACTATATAATCTATGAAAATATTCTCCTCACCACATGATTAGAGTTATACTGTCCCCTAGTGGTGTTTTTGCCACAATGCACAATGGATCAGTTATTTTCAGAAACATTTACGTTTGTTGAGCTTTTTGCTGAATGAATAATACACTTTTTGGTGAAGGGGAATAACAGTTGCATTCTCTCAAGCAAGTTTTCAGACCAATCTGTGCAACACAGAGGAATACTGATTGGACAAATTAAATATCATTACAAATACTCATTAGAAGTTTAATGGTATGATTGTTTTCCATTTATCTATTACTTTAAATATTGGCATACCAATAACAGAGGGCTCCAGATCAACAAAGTTGCAAAGTTGGCTTGATGGACACATATGCCAGCACTGTTCTTACTGAAGAAGCGGACGTTTAACCCATCTGGACACTCATATGTGCTGTATGAAAAGAAGAATAAATGTGAAAGATTATTGATTTTGTTCTGGCATATAAATGGTTTTGGTTTTGTCCTGGCATTTAAATTTATAATGATGTACTGTCATTTACATGGGCCctacataacatttttttttccagctacTATTTGAGAACATGgacaaattataaataaattcacCATGTGTGATAAGCAGTCGGATGGTATTAGCATAAAGACTGATTTGTTCTCTCTGTAAATAAATGAGCCAATTTAAGTGCCCTAACTTTTATGCTTTTAAATTCTTTATCTGAGTAAGATGtttattcaaaacttttagGGAAATATACAAAACATGTTGAAAATGTATGTTATTGGAATTGCATCCATGCAgtaaacttgaaaaaaaaaataaaaaaataaaacgtgCTTGAAACAATCTATAAAATTATAACTATTCTgctaaaaagtttttttctgcCATCTGCTGGTCAAATTGATAAACTTATTCGATTATTGCATGTTTGTCGTTTACCTTGTACAACCGCTAGGCGCCAGTATAACCTATCTATATCTTTAGAGTTCAACCAATGCATTACAGTTCAATGAGGTTAGAAAGTGAAAGGTGACATATGGAGTCAATCTTTATCTGTAAGATTGCTTGTGGTAACTCttgaaaataaaactgcatttatatatttatatattattattattttttttttttactgaatctAAAAACACTTATATTTaactatataaaatatgtattagtCCATCTCAGTTaacttcatttaatttttttttacaaaatttgcAAGTGGaagatggatgcatttttttcagtCCTGTTACCAAAACTAACGCatcttttcaaaaacatgtttacaaacATGTTTGCTAATTCCTTTGTTTTCCCCTCAATGagatgtttattttaaagaaactgTTGGTCTCATGTTCAAATAATtgatatttgtcattaaaaaaaaatcactgtatACCATGTCctgaattattaggcaagttgactttctgatcatattttttttccaagcacattttaccaattccacaccacatcaatcttaataactattATTAACTTTGTAATTAATCATTATATCAAGTGTATATAATAggtcatgaaggctggaaatgaaaaacgtCTTATATTGaggtgtgcataattattaagaaggttttcttttacaggcaaaatgagcaaaaaaaaaaaaaagattcaactcagactgaaaagtcaaaaattattaattgctcatgagaaggatgcaatactaatgcaatatagaaattgcaaagttaaggcATGGCCAAtggacagcaaaatgctcactgggtcagcagggtcagacaaaaacaggtggagaagaaaagaTACATGTTAACTggaaaataattaagaattaaggtgaagaattaagtgtgaaaccatcaggaactctttagtctccagcgccagaACTGCAACCAACCTGGAGTCTCCATAAGTGCAAGGTGCTTAATAAGAAAgagtatttatgtattttacaacacttcagcttatgattcttattaagtgggggtcattttttaggattctttagctaacctaagtctctgagatcctgaaaCCTtacacttctggagactccaggtaggttgcagttctgggaaatggtggcgctggagactaaagagttcctgatggtttcacacttaattcttcaccttaattcttttgcagataacatgtcttttcttctccaactgtttttgtctgaccctgCTGAACCAGtgagcattttgctgtccaATGGTCATCCTTAGCTCATTTTGCCTGTGAAAGAAAACCTGcttaataattatgcacacctgaatataagaggtttttcatttccagccttcatgaacttTATTATATacacttataaattattaattgttaattacaaaattaatagtatttattaagATTATTGTGAATTGgtaaaaataatttgatcagAAAAATCAACTTACGTAATGATacttaatataaaaaacaaagtttttttttttatcaacaaaGAGAAAGTGAATAGCAggcacaaaaatgtattttcaaatgtatccgCTTTGGAGAGAGTTTTTAAAAATCTCAGTtttcactagaaaaaaacattggaAGGCTAAAACGTGAATAAGATGTGGTTTCAAATTTATCTATTAATATTCACACTAATAAATCAATACACCAGAGGACACTACTCACTCCAGTTACTGTTACTTTTTATATGGGTAACAGGACTGAAAGTAACAGGACTGAGTTTTTAGGATAGAAAtagcaaataaatataatatagccACATGACATACATGCTAATAGCATGATAACATTGAGCAAATTCTAGTGATTTaccaaaaatgtgtatttttaaaataaacaatcaaTATCTAAGAAATAATTTAGGTAACAGGATAGTTTGTTAAGACTTACTTTCCCAGTTGTAGTTACAATatcatcaaatatacaataaagaaaataagaccACATACTTTAAGTCTTCAAATGGCCTTCAGACAACCCAGATGATGCAATATCCTGTTAAAAATGTGTCTCGTGGAATTTTCCCAGTTTTTTAGAGGGGGGATGTGTTAGGGTAACAGGACTGAATGAAAACAGACatgattaaaatgtatattttatctaaaatgttatgttttcttttaaaaaaatgtatttaaagcaCAGATGGGATATGGAGTTACACAacaatgcaaaagaaaaaaaagatttctgaaggattttcATCCATATTTGTACATATAATGTCCTGGGGACAGAAATGGCACCCATTCGGTGGAATGACACTGTAAGAACAATAAAGGCCAGAGGGAGGATGGAAGCAAAGCATGAATCTGTGAAATCTGATCTTCTACTACACACATATTAAGAGTAAAAGTCTTACTTCTAAAGTAAAGTGATCCCAGTTCAGTCATTTTTAACATTGCTCTGGAGGCGGACACTTCTGTAAACAGATACAGAGACATAAAATTGAATTAAGAAGTATAAAATCCTCTTAATTCTGTTCACAGTTTGATGAACAGCACAGGTTTTGCCATCGCAGCAAATACTCAGGTTACAAGAAAAAGGAAGTGACATGCGTTCTTGTGATTTTCAGGAAGccacataaaagaaaaatttaaGGTACGTAGTTCTCAGTATCTATACAATTCAATCTGAGGAACTATTGTATTACTATTTCTCAATCTCCTGCAACAAACCTCATTCagagcacacacacagagggtATCACATTACTCTAACTCTCTGAAATAAGAGGAGCCATTATTAATTCATGAAAGTGTTGCCTTCACATGAGTAACCTACAAATTATTTCGTAAATATATGCTTCTTTGTGTTGAGAATACATGAACCAAGACCTTGCACATGTAAAGGCATATAGTTTGCTCAGCTGTGCTTTTGTCAGAAAGTTCCCCAAAGGATCAAAGATGGTTTTTGTAATATTGTTTACCAGTCTATTCAGTTTTATATCTTGCCCTAACAATAAACTATTCCTCTGAGTGTAGGAGGCACTAAcctcatttttctttttgtcttcCTCCTTTTTCAGCCCGAAGATAGTATCGACATCAGTGACCTCTCCTATTACAGAGAACAGTTACCGCGTGATGCTCCAGGTATAAATATTCTGTGTCAGACTTTGACACATTTAGAGCTTCGTTCCGAACCCTGAGCATCGGCTGGAAGACAAAATACAATATGGTAACGCATAACTGTTTTTGAATTACacatgttttaataatattattatattagtatttatggttaaattaagtaaataaatcTCTTTCTCCAGCGTGAGTGCATTTCCGTTCACGTTGGCCAAGCTGGAGCACAGATTGgtaatgcatgctgggagcttTACTGTCTGGAGCATGGTATCCAGCCAGATGGACAGATGCCCAGTGATAAGACAATAGGAGGAGGAGACGATTCCTTCAACACTTTCTTTAGTGAGACGGCTTCTGGAAAACATGTTCCACGTGCCATCTTTGTTGATCTGGAACCCACTGTGATTGgtataagaatatttttggtttaCAAATGGTTTAAAATAGCATGTCAGATTGAAACAGATTGAAACGTTCCGCTTTCTATGAATGTAGATGAAGTACGGACAGGAACCTACCGCCAGCTCTTTCACCCAGAACAACTCATCACTGGAAAAGAGGACGCTGCCAATAACTATGCCAGGGGACACTACACCATCGGCAAGGAGATCATCGATTCAGTTTTGGATCGTATTCGCAAACTGGTAATATTTTTTGCTCTGATTTATTATTGACAAGTTTGTAAACTGTAAAATTACTGTAGAATGTTCTCAGCCAAAGTAGTGCATTGTAGTCATTTTGGTAAGCCCTTTCTCCTCTCTTCCAAAAGAGTGATCAGTGCACTGGCCTCCAAGGTTTCCTGGTGTTCCACAGCTTCGGTGGAGGTACTGGCTCTGGCTTCACCTCCCTGCTAATGGAGCGTCTCTCTGTCGACTACGGCAAGAAGTCCAAGCTTGAGTTTGCCATCTATCCTGCTCCTCAAGTGTCCACAGCGGTGGTAGAGCCCTACAACTCCATCCTGACCACCCACACCACCCTGGAGCACTCCGATTGTGCCTTCATGGTGGACAACGAAGCCATCTATGATATCTGTCGTAAAAACCTTGACATCGAGCGTCCGACTTACACCAACCTCAACAGGCTCATTGGGCAGATCGTGTCCTCCATCACGGCCTCGCTGAGATTTGATGGAGCTCTGAATGTGGATCTCACCGAGTTCCAAACCAACCTGGTGCCTTATCCACGTATTCATTTCCCTCTGGCTACATACGCTCCAGTGATCTCTTCCGAAAAGGCGTATCATGAGCAGCTATCTGTGGCTGACATAACCAACGCCTGCTTTGAGCCGGCTAATCAGATGGTGAAATGTGATCCTCGACATGGTAAATACATGGCCTGCTGCCTTCTGTATCGTGGAGATGTGGTGCCCAAAGACGTCAATTCTGCCATCGCCGCCATTAAGACCAAACGCACCATCCAGTTTGTAGACTGGTGCCCCACTGGATTCAAAGTAGGTATCAACTATCAGCCTCCAACGGTGGTTCCTGGTGGAGATCTGGCCAAAGTACAGAGAGCCGTTTGCATGCTGAGCAACACTACAGCCATTGCTGAGGCCTGGGCTCGTCTAGACCACAAGTTTGACCTGATGTACGCCAAGAGAGCCTTTGTGCACTGGTATGTGGGAGAGGGAATGGAGGAAGGAGAGTTCTCAGAGGCCAGAGAAGACATGGCAGCTCTGGAGAAGGATTATGAAGAAGTCGGCACTGACAGCATCGGAGATGATGAGGATGGAGTGGAATTCTAAATGccgtttttttgtaatctcagggTAATCAGATATTTTTATCTGCTAAAATGTAgcgttttactgttttttttttttttttttttttttgaagggcTATACATTCTTTGGAATCCTTTTATAATGAGATTCTATAAGTTAACATTGGTTAATGCAACAGCTAACATAAAATagcaatgaacaatacttttacagcatttattagttctacatatactaatatattttaacattttgaagttatataaattaacatgttaatgaattatgaacaaacatgaacaatTAAGTAACAATTTTAAATTACcctagattaataaatgctgtaaaaaaagaagttgtttattgttagttcatgatacctAATGTTAACGCTTTAACTAAATGTTCCCAATTATTTttctacattttatttcatatgcagaagttaaatatattaaaaagtaaagattAACTGGAA is a genomic window of Chanodichthys erythropterus isolate Z2021 chromosome 14, ASM2448905v1, whole genome shotgun sequence containing:
- the LOC137036253 gene encoding tubulin alpha-1D chain-like, encoding LQRECISVHVGQAGAQIGNACWELYCLEHGIQPDGQMPSDKTIGGGDDSFNTFFSETASGKHVPRAIFVDLEPTVIDEVRTGTYRQLFHPEQLITGKEDAANNYARGHYTIGKEIIDSVLDRIRKLSDQCTGLQGFLVFHSFGGGTGSGFTSLLMERLSVDYGKKSKLEFAIYPAPQVSTAVVEPYNSILTTHTTLEHSDCAFMVDNEAIYDICRKNLDIERPTYTNLNRLIGQIVSSITASLRFDGALNVDLTEFQTNLVPYPRIHFPLATYAPVISSEKAYHEQLSVADITNACFEPANQMVKCDPRHGKYMACCLLYRGDVVPKDVNSAIAAIKTKRTIQFVDWCPTGFKVGINYQPPTVVPGGDLAKVQRAVCMLSNTTAIAEAWARLDHKFDLMYAKRAFVHWYVGEGMEEGEFSEAREDMAALEKDYEEVGTDSIGDDEDGVEF